The sequence GTGTGGGTCCGGAGCAGAACCTCATCCGAGAGATAGAAGGTGTCCTGCATGTCGCGGGCGGGATGATCCTTGGGGATGTTCAGGGCCTCGAAGTTGTAGGAGTCCGATTCGACTTCGGGGCCCTCGGCGACGGCAAAGCCCAGCCCCAGGAAGATCTCGATGATCTCGTCCTGGACCTGCGTGAGTGGATGCACGGTCCCGAGCGGCGGGCGACGCCCGGGCAGCGTGAGGTCGAGCCGCCGCCCCGCTCGCTCGCGCTCGGCCCGCTTCACCGCCTCGAGGCGCGCGCCCAGCAGCGCCTCGATCTCGGCCTTGGCCTGGTTCGCCTGGCGCCCGAGCTCGGGACGCTCGTCCGGCGGCAGCGACGGGATCGAGCGAAGGAGCTTGGTGAGCAGCCCCTGGCGGCCCAGGTACCTGACGCGGAGGGTCTCCAGCTCGGTGGTCGTCCGGGCCTCGGCCAGACCCCCCCGGACCCCCTCGAGAATCTCCTTCAGGCGCTTATCGGCCACCGTGAGCCCTGGCGGCATCCGCCAGCTTGGCGAAGGCGACCGGGTCGCTCACGGCGAGCTCGGCCAGGATCTTCCGGTCGAGGGTGACGCCGGCCCGCTTGAGCCCGTTCATGAACGCCGAATAGGAGAGGCCGAGGGCGCGCGCGGCGGCGTTGATCCGGACGATCCAGAGGGAACGGAACTGCCGCTTCTTGGCGCGCCGGTCGCGGTACGCGAAGGCGCCGGCCCGAAGCACGGTCTCCTTCGCCGTGCGATAGAGGCGGTGGCGCCCACCGACGTACCCTTTGGCCTTCTTGAGAACCTTCTTGTGGCGGCGCCGGGTCTTGGCGCCGCCCTTCGCCCGTGGCATGGTGGCTCCCTTTCGCTAGAGGTAGGGGACGAGGCGGCGCACCCGCTTCGCGTCGGCCGGAGAGATTTGCACCGCCCGCTTGAGCTGCCGCTTCCGCTTCGGCGGCTTCCACTCGAGCAGGTGGCTCTTCCACCCTTTCCGCCGCAGGATCTTCCCGGACGCGGTGGCCTTGAAGCGCTTGGCCGCCCCCCGCTTGGTCTTGAGCTTGGGCATGGTGGCTCCTAGTGGTGGGACTTGGGCGACAGGAGCATGGTGAGCATCCGTCCTTCCATCTTCGGGCGGTGCTCGATCACGGCGATGTCGGACAGCGCATCCGCCATCTTCTGGAGCATCTTCCACCCGAGCTGGGTGTGCGCCATCTCGCGGCCCCTGAACCGCACCGTAACCTTGGCCTTGTTGCCTTCCTCGAGGAAGCGGCGGATGTGCTTGGCCTTGAAATCGAAGTCGTGGGTCTCGGTCTTCGGGCCCATCTTGACTTCCTTCACCTGGATGATCGTCTGCTTCTTCCGCGCCTCCTTCTGCCGCCTGGCCTGCAGGTACTTGTACTTCCCGAAGTCCATGATCCGGCAGACGGGCGGGGTGGCTTCCGGCGCGACCTCGACCAGGTCGAGCCCCCGCTGGGCCGCCGCCTCCAGCGCCTGAGCGATAGCCAAGATCCCCAGCTGCTCCCCCTCCGGACT is a genomic window of Candidatus Rokuibacteriota bacterium containing:
- the pheS gene encoding phenylalanine--tRNA ligase subunit alpha, producing the protein MPPGLTVADKRLKEILEGVRGGLAEARTTTELETLRVRYLGRQGLLTKLLRSIPSLPPDERPELGRQANQAKAEIEALLGARLEAVKRAERERAGRRLDLTLPGRRPPLGTVHPLTQVQDEIIEIFLGLGFAVAEGPEVESDSYNFEALNIPKDHPARDMQDTFYLSDEVLLRTHTSPVQIRVMKAQRPPVRVICPGKVYRRDADITHSPMFHQVEGLAVDRDTSMGDLKGTLELFAREMFSPETRIRFRPSFFPFTEPSAEMDVVCFLCGGAGCRVCKASGWLEILGAGMVHPQVFRHVGYDPEEVTGWAFGMGVERIAMLKYGIDDIRLFFENDLRFLQQFGA
- the rplT gene encoding 50S ribosomal protein L20 → MPRAKGGAKTRRRHKKVLKKAKGYVGGRHRLYRTAKETVLRAGAFAYRDRRAKKRQFRSLWIVRINAAARALGLSYSAFMNGLKRAGVTLDRKILAELAVSDPVAFAKLADAARAHGGR
- the rpmI gene encoding 50S ribosomal protein L35, yielding MPKLKTKRGAAKRFKATASGKILRRKGWKSHLLEWKPPKRKRQLKRAVQISPADAKRVRRLVPYL
- a CDS encoding translation initiation factor IF-3 produces the protein MRVNEEIRVREVRVVSPEGEQLGILAIAQALEAAAQRGLDLVEVAPEATPPVCRIMDFGKYKYLQARRQKEARKKQTIIQVKEVKMGPKTETHDFDFKAKHIRRFLEEGNKAKVTVRFRGREMAHTQLGWKMLQKMADALSDIAVIEHRPKMEGRMLTMLLSPKSHH